GCCTTCTTGGGCAGAACAAAGCAAAATTGTTGAAGAACTTGAACTTATTTTCTCTGTTACAGACCAACTCGAAAAAACCGTAGACACCAACATCAAACGCGCTGAAAGACTCCGCCAAAGCATCTTAAAACAAGCCTTTACAGGTCAACTTGTCCCCCAAGACCCCAACGACGAACCCGCCGAAAAACTCCTAGAACGCATCAAAGCAGAAAAAGCTAAACAGGTAACAACCAAAACCAAGAAAAAAACCAAATCTCAGCCTAAATCATCCGCACAATTAGCATTACCATTAGAATAATGCCCAACTTATACATTATCGGCGGTGCAAACGGTTCTGGTAAAACTACCACCGCCCTGCAAATCCTTCCCTACTTCCTAGAAGTATTTGAATATGTTAACGCCGATGAAATAGCCGCCGGACTTTCTCCTTTTAACCCGGAATCTGTAGCTATTCAAGCCGGACGATTAATGTTAGCAAGACTAGAAACTCTGGTGAATGCTGAAGCTGATTTTGCCTTTGAAACAACTTTAGCGGCTCGTAACTTTGCCCGATTTTTGAGAGAATGTAAAGACAAAGGTTATATTATCAACTTAATT
The window above is part of the Nodularia spumigena CCY9414 genome. Proteins encoded here:
- a CDS encoding zeta toxin family protein, with product MPNLYIIGGANGSGKTTTALQILPYFLEVFEYVNADEIAAGLSPFNPESVAIQAGRLMLARLETLVNAEADFAFETTLAARNFARFLRECKDKGYIINLIYFWLQSPELAIARVHRRVESGGHNIPEDTIRRRYERGRTNLINLYLPLCDTWIIYDNSGSEPLLVAASDINQEAIIYELETWNQITISE